Proteins encoded in a region of the Streptomyces sp. NBC_00310 genome:
- a CDS encoding carbohydrate-binding domain-containing protein, with amino-acid sequence MNIRMNSWKSRTRGFRTKAAAALASVVLATAALAGCSSGSDSGTASSDSSSSASAAAAVDGTRNAAAVLADNEDTHAEDGDTEYDEADESEAVGIELKGDSAEADGKGVDVDGSTVTITSSGTYLLSGSLDDGQIVITAPEATVKLVLDGVDISSSSGSAIAATEAERLVVVLADGSENKLSDADSYADDAEANAALYSAGDLTIGGGGSLTVKGNGNDAIAGKDGLVVEGGNITVEAADDGIRGKDYLVVNGGTVTVTAKGDGLKSDNADEEDAGYIAVAGGTLSVTANGDAVDAATDLVVTGGKLTVKTEASDDTSAHGLKSGVITVLEGGTVDVSASADALHGDAAVHLNGADVTLAAGDDGIHAEGDLVISEGTLNITRSNEGLEGKDILVRGGTSNVTSDDDGVNASGSEATSEEEQGGQGGFGGGGPGGGGGGENVGDYSAKVSGGTLVLNSQGDGFDSNGTAEITGGTVVVNGPEMGGNGALDVNGSFTVSGGTLLAAGSAGMVVAPDEESEQGWLSATLDASVEAGTTLHIVDADGKVVASYVTSKTIQNVVYSGESIKSGEEYTVYSGGSTSGSDTGGLAGSGKLGSAKKIATVTAGEAPEGGGFRGGPGGGGDRG; translated from the coding sequence ATGAACATCCGTATGAACTCATGGAAGAGCAGGACACGGGGGTTCCGTACGAAGGCGGCCGCGGCGCTCGCCTCCGTCGTCCTCGCGACCGCCGCGCTGGCCGGGTGCTCCTCCGGGAGCGACTCCGGCACGGCGTCGTCCGACTCGTCGTCGAGCGCGAGCGCGGCGGCGGCCGTGGACGGGACGCGGAACGCGGCGGCCGTCCTCGCCGACAACGAGGACACGCACGCCGAGGACGGCGACACGGAGTACGACGAGGCCGACGAGTCGGAGGCCGTGGGCATCGAGCTGAAGGGGGACTCGGCGGAGGCGGACGGCAAGGGGGTCGATGTCGACGGGTCCACGGTCACTATCACCTCCAGTGGGACGTACCTGCTCAGCGGCTCCCTCGACGACGGGCAGATCGTGATCACCGCGCCCGAGGCGACCGTGAAGCTGGTCCTCGACGGGGTCGACATCTCCAGTTCCTCCGGGTCGGCGATCGCCGCGACCGAGGCGGAGCGGCTCGTGGTCGTCCTCGCGGACGGCAGCGAGAACAAGCTGAGCGACGCCGACTCCTACGCCGACGACGCCGAGGCGAACGCCGCCCTGTACAGCGCGGGCGACCTGACGATCGGCGGCGGTGGCTCGCTGACCGTGAAGGGGAACGGCAACGACGCGATCGCCGGCAAGGACGGCCTGGTCGTCGAGGGCGGGAACATCACCGTCGAGGCCGCCGACGACGGCATCCGGGGCAAGGACTACCTGGTGGTGAACGGCGGCACGGTCACCGTGACGGCGAAGGGCGACGGACTCAAGTCCGACAACGCGGACGAGGAGGACGCCGGTTACATCGCCGTCGCGGGCGGCACGCTCTCCGTCACCGCGAACGGTGACGCCGTGGACGCCGCCACGGATCTGGTCGTCACCGGCGGCAAGCTCACCGTGAAGACCGAGGCCTCCGACGACACCTCCGCGCACGGCCTGAAGTCCGGTGTGATCACGGTGCTGGAGGGCGGCACGGTCGACGTCTCCGCCTCCGCCGACGCGCTGCACGGCGACGCGGCGGTCCACCTCAACGGCGCCGACGTCACCCTCGCGGCCGGCGACGACGGCATCCACGCCGAGGGCGACCTCGTCATCAGCGAGGGCACGCTGAACATCACCCGCTCCAACGAGGGCCTGGAGGGCAAGGACATCCTCGTCCGGGGCGGCACCTCGAACGTCACCTCTGACGACGACGGCGTCAACGCGTCGGGCAGCGAGGCGACGTCCGAGGAGGAGCAGGGCGGGCAGGGCGGCTTCGGCGGCGGCGGTCCCGGCGGGGGCGGCGGCGGGGAGAACGTCGGCGACTACTCCGCCAAGGTCAGCGGCGGCACGCTCGTCCTCAACTCCCAGGGCGACGGCTTCGACTCCAACGGCACCGCCGAGATCACCGGCGGCACGGTCGTCGTCAACGGCCCCGAGATGGGCGGCAACGGAGCGCTCGACGTCAACGGCAGCTTCACCGTCAGCGGCGGCACCCTCCTCGCCGCCGGCAGCGCGGGCATGGTCGTCGCCCCGGACGAGGAATCGGAACAGGGCTGGCTGTCGGCGACGCTGGACGCGTCGGTCGAGGCCGGCACGACCCTGCACATCGTCGACGCGGACGGGAAGGTCGTGGCGTCGTACGTCACCTCGAAGACCATCCAGAACGTCGTCTACTCGGGCGAGTCGATCAAGAGCGGTGAGGAGTACACCGTCTACTCCGGCGGCTCCACCTCCGGCTCCGACACCGGCGGCCTCGCCGGCTCCGGCAAGCTCGGCTCGGCCAAGAAGATCGCGACGGTCACGGCGGGCGAGGCCCCGGAGGGCGGCGGCTTCAGGGGCGGTCCGGGCGGGGGTGGGGACCGGGGCTGA
- a CDS encoding VTC domain-containing protein, whose translation MTALDAVAPVVGALRPIGLGELVDRAELLTRLDRKYMLPLTDLPFVVAGLDEDVQVLEVDGERQFAYRSVYFDTPDMEGYLGAARRRRRRFKLRIRTYLASGQHFLEVKTRGPRGTTVKQRVPYDGDPGRLGPEARAYADDVLGAAGIDSRDFRLVPTLTTLYRRTTLFLPGSGSRVTVDTDLTWALPDGTELRTPERTIVETKAGRAGSGADRLLWSLKHRPCPVSKYGTGLAALRPDLPANRWLPVLRRHFPTAPALNGSPA comes from the coding sequence ATGACGGCACTGGACGCCGTCGCCCCCGTGGTCGGGGCGCTGCGCCCCATCGGCCTCGGCGAACTCGTCGACCGCGCCGAGCTGCTGACCCGTCTGGACCGCAAGTACATGCTGCCCCTCACCGACCTGCCCTTCGTGGTGGCCGGGCTGGATGAGGACGTACAGGTCCTGGAGGTCGACGGGGAGCGGCAGTTCGCGTACCGGTCCGTGTATTTCGACACCCCGGACATGGAGGGCTACCTGGGCGCGGCCCGCCGCCGCAGACGCCGCTTCAAGCTGCGGATCCGGACCTACCTGGCGTCCGGACAGCATTTCCTGGAGGTCAAGACGCGCGGCCCGCGCGGCACCACGGTCAAGCAGCGCGTCCCGTACGACGGCGACCCGGGCCGGCTGGGCCCCGAGGCGCGGGCGTACGCCGACGACGTCCTCGGCGCGGCGGGCATCGACTCCCGGGACTTCCGCCTGGTCCCCACCCTCACCACCCTCTACCGCCGGACCACCCTCTTCCTGCCCGGCAGCGGCAGCCGGGTCACCGTCGACACCGACCTGACCTGGGCACTGCCCGACGGCACCGAACTGCGCACCCCCGAGCGGACCATCGTCGAGACCAAGGCCGGGCGCGCGGGGTCCGGCGCCGACCGGCTGCTGTGGTCGCTCAAGCACCGGCCCTGCCCGGTCTCCAAGTACGGCACCGGGCTCGCCGCGCTCCGGCCCGACCTGCCCGCCAACCGTTGGCTGCCCGTACTGCGGCGCCACTTCCCCACCGCACCGGCACTGAACGGGAGCCCCGCATGA